From the genome of Pseudarthrobacter sp. NIBRBAC000502772:
AGCGCCGAAATTGCCGCTCGGCTGAGCATCGCGCCCAGTTCGGTGAAGTGGTATCTACGTCAGGTATTTCATAAGCTCGGCGTCCACACGCGCCAGGATGCGGTACTGCGGGCACGTCAGTTAGCCCTGTCGGTCCCGGAGAACGCACCACTCGAGTCTGCGCCCCATCCTTCCGGCACCGCTCCCAGGCCCCTGACAAGCTTTATCGGCCGGAATCGTGAGACGGCCTCGTTGCTGAGCTGGCTGGATGCTGGTGCCACCCGTTTGCTAGTCGTCACCGGCGCCGCGGGATCCGGTAAAACGCGACTGGCGCTGGCTGTGGCGGCGAAGGCCGGAGAACACTCGAATCGGCAGGTCTACTGGACCGATCTCACGGGCACGGCCAACCCGCAGCTCGTGGCATCCACCATCGCATCAGCCCTCGGCGTCTTCATCAAGCCTGGCCAAGGCGAGATCCCGGCTCTTGCTGAACATTTAGGAGCTACGCCGGCGTTGTTGGTGCTGGACAACTGTGAGCATATCGCCCGGGAGTGCGCCAAAGTCAGTGTGGAACTACTGGCTGGCTGTGCGCGACTGCACATCCTGATTACCAGCCGAGTGCCGCTGCCTCTCGAGGCAGCAAGAACCTGGCAGCTTGACCCTCTGCCGGTGCCGGCATCCGAAGAACTTCCGCCCGCAGAGATCGCCGCGTGTGAATCAGTCAGGCTCTTCACCGAACGCGCCTGCATGGTGGTTCCGGGCTTCGCCGTAACCGCGCAAAACGCTGCCCCTCTGGCACGGGTCTGCCGCCGGCTGGATGGACTCCCTCTCGCCATCGAGTTGGCGGCGAGCCGGATCAAAATGCTGACGACGGCGCAACTCGCTGAACGCCTGGAGCTCGCCTTAGTGCTCCTCACCGGCAGCGGACCAGTCGGCGCACAGAGACATGCCACTCTTCGTGCGGCTCTGGATTGGAGCCACGGGCTCCTCTCTGAGTCCGCGCAGACGCTGTTCAGACGGCTGGCTGTCTTTGCGGGCCGATGGTCCTTGGAAGACGCTGAAGCAATCTGTCCAAGCGGGACGCTGGCGGCGGCGGACATCCTCACCGTGCTCTCCGACCTTGTCGACCAATCCCTGGTGGTGGTGGAACGGCCGCGTGGCGGCGCCCGGCGATTCCGGCTGCTCGAAGTCATCCGCCAGTACGCTGACGAGCAATTGAGGGCGGCGGAAGAAAGATCCTTGCTGCGCAGATCCCACGCAGCCCGGTTTGCTGCCGTTGCGATGGAGGCGCGCGGAGAACTGAACGGCCCAAAGCAGCCCGCCTGGACACTGCGCCTGGAGCAGGACCGGGACAATTTCAGGGCGGCGATGGCCTGGGGCCTCGACGTGCCGGAAGGAATAGAGTCCGGAGCCGAGATCGTTTGCACCCTCTCCCAGGTGTGGCAATTGCGCGGTGAATTCGCGGAAGGGCTGATGTGGTCCCGGCGCTACCTTGCCAGCCCCCATCCAATTCCGCATCAAGTCCTGGCAAGTCTCCACGAATCCACGGGATTCCTCGCAGTCCATGCAGGGCAAATTGATGAGGCGCGAACCCATTGGGAGGAAGCTGCCGCCATTTTCGCTGAGCTGGAAGATCCTGCGGCTGTGGGTCGGCAGCTGCACTATCTGGCCCACGCAACTATGGGCACGGACGCTCCACGGGCCGCGGCTCTGGCGGCACGAGGGTTGGCATTGGAACAGGAGGCAGGTGACCAGTGGTGGACCTCAGCTTGCCTCTTCGCTTTGGGAGATGCCTCGTTCCTGCAGGGAGACGTTGGCAAGGCAGCCGATTGCTACGAGAAAAGCCAGGTGCTCGCCCGCCAGCTGGGCCACTCATTCGCCATTGCACGGCGGTGCGTCCGGCTGGGACAAGTGGCCAGGGCCCGCGGTGACCTCGAAGGAGCCCGCCATCACCTTGGCGAGTCAATGCGGGTGGCACAGGACGGCAATGACGACTGGGGCGTCACCATGGCCTTGGCCGCCTGGGCTTCTGCAGCCGCATCAGTAGGGTCGCCCCGGACATCGGCGTTGCTGCTTGGTGCCGTACAAGGACGGCTCGACCAGTACGGTGCAGTGCTCTGGGCGTTTGACCGGGCCGAATTCGTCCGCACGGCGTCCACGGCCACGGCCCTTCTCGGAGAGGACGCCTTCCGCGAACACCTCGCGGCAGGCCGGACCCTGACGCCGCAGGAGACCGGTTCTTTAGTGAATGACCTGCTGGAGCCGCAGGCGCCTTCAGTTTTGCCAGAATCCCCCGGT
Proteins encoded in this window:
- a CDS encoding LuxR C-terminal-related transcriptional regulator; its protein translation is MSQIRAQIPETTQPLTARETEVAILLADGLDSAEIAARLSIAPSSVKWYLRQVFHKLGVHTRQDAVLRARQLALSVPENAPLESAPHPSGTAPRPLTSFIGRNRETASLLSWLDAGATRLLVVTGAAGSGKTRLALAVAAKAGEHSNRQVYWTDLTGTANPQLVASTIASALGVFIKPGQGEIPALAEHLGATPALLVLDNCEHIARECAKVSVELLAGCARLHILITSRVPLPLEAARTWQLDPLPVPASEELPPAEIAACESVRLFTERACMVVPGFAVTAQNAAPLARVCRRLDGLPLAIELAASRIKMLTTAQLAERLELALVLLTGSGPVGAQRHATLRAALDWSHGLLSESAQTLFRRLAVFAGRWSLEDAEAICPSGTLAAADILTVLSDLVDQSLVVVERPRGGARRFRLLEVIRQYADEQLRAAEERSLLRRSHAARFAAVAMEARGELNGPKQPAWTLRLEQDRDNFRAAMAWGLDVPEGIESGAEIVCTLSQVWQLRGEFAEGLMWSRRYLASPHPIPHQVLASLHESTGFLAVHAGQIDEARTHWEEAAAIFAELEDPAAVGRQLHYLAHATMGTDAPRAAALAARGLALEQEAGDQWWTSACLFALGDASFLQGDVGKAADCYEKSQVLARQLGHSFAIARRCVRLGQVARARGDLEGARHHLGESMRVAQDGNDDWGVTMALAAWASAAASVGSPRTSALLLGAVQGRLDQYGAVLWAFDRAEFVRTASTATALLGEDAFREHLAAGRTLTPQETGSLVNDLLEPQAPSVLPESPGSPAVRLTPREVQVLHLIAAGETNQTIAVGLGLSLRTIERHTANVYLKIGVDGPAARTAAANYAFRHGLGPEQDTLAIPRKNPPRRH